The region aaaaaaattatcatacaCACCTCTTTAGTAAAGACCTAATATTTTACTTTATCATCTCTTTATTAGAAACCTTTTTTCAAATTGTGTGTATGTCCATTCTAATAAAGTAAAATCCGCATCCAAGCAATTTAGTAAGTTTACTTACTTAACAATCACTGTAAATTTCTGAGTATTATGATATCTTGTATTGTGGTGGGTTGTACTGTTTGCTCCGTAGAAAATTTTTGCTTTTCAAAATTTCAATATAATAAGTAATAAGAGTTTTCACTATATAGCTTTTCTTAATGATATTGTTGTGTTTTTGAACAACTTATTAGACTTATATGGTATATACACTCTAATCTCATAATAATGTTTATAGTTTAATACTTATGGTCAAGTTAAATTCTTTATAAATAATtgcaaaatttatataaatcttTTAGCTGATGACTTATTGAAATTTCTTGTTGTTGTAAAAGGaggaaaataatttgattttatggTTAAATTAAatctgaattttaaaataaaataaattataatatatgagGAAACATGAATTATTTCCCATTAAAAGGaggaaaataatttgattttatgataaaattgaatatgaattttaaaataaaataaattataatatatgaaGAAACATGAATTATTTCCCCGTAAGCTATCagcttttatgataaatattaaataggttgacattaataaaattataagatatgaaatcaaaatattagaacatatatatatattatgaaaacaaaaaagaatataaaatgCACCTTGATTGAAATTTGCATCTGCACAATCTCCGTCGACTTGATCACATTAAATTCCATAGAAACTCCACTAACTATTAGCTTAGCCATGGATTCTTTCCATCATAGACtttataatgaaaaatttgTCACGATGCATTACGATTAATCgtatttatattcttttatatgaggtatttgtattttaaacaaTAACTTTAACATGTATTtgaattagaattttatttagttatttttttgttagagttaaatttaaacttaaattcGTAATTTTATTAGCTTCTCATATTGTTACAATTTGCTTTACATACAAACACTAATTAttctttatattatattatttaaattgacattttattagctttatctttttaattatatattatacccttaatgaaaccTATTACCGTAtttttgtctgtcccccccccccttcccacatataacatagttactagtttttcgccacgtgctacgcacgtgagcgatattatatgacccgttatttttaattgtatgttttgattttttattctaGTGATAcactattatttatattttattaaaattgtgtttttttattggtttttgtttaattatttggttaaatttattatgttcttttcaattttgttaacttttattttgattttaataggAAATGTTCAAAAGTTAGAATTAATTGAGAATATTATGAATTATTGTTGAAGTTTGCTattgttaataaaatttcaCTATAGTATATGATTGATTATGTAgtttttaatatctaattaatatattaagtaAATTAAAGACTCATGATGAAATTAAACTTCTCAAGTTAACTACACCAACAatcatatacaattaatttgCCTTAACACAATTAACTCTTATTTCATTTGAAACTAAACTCCTATTATTTTGGCTAGTGGTGTTTGATTAATTTAGGAGTATATGTAGGGGTGTTTGATTAGAAATTACTAACCCCTAATATCACGTAAATATTAATCAGTAGTACATAATTTAATAGTGGTGTTTAATATTGGCAATtacttttattgaattattagtTCATATTGACCATAATATTGTACTAGTGTTTATATGTGTCACGCACGTGAGCggcatttatatgacccgttatatataatatataatattaattaaattattaaatttaatattgtaCTCTAATTAgttattataatgttttcatttaaattaaaattatagcacatgagtgatatttatatgacccgatTTATAcattaaaatcttaattaaattattataaattatattaattaattatttattaaattactaacataaattaatatatttttttattttataatagttaGATATGAAATGCCATTTTGTGGATTATATCAATTGTTGAACTTTTCCGGCAATTAGTATGACAATGGTTTGTATTGCAAAGTTATATTACAATTATTACAACAGTTTGTATTGCAAAAGTTATTGTGGCTTGAATATGTTTCTATTTAGAATCAGACTTTGAGCAATATACtaactaatttatattaaaaaaaatctgcaATTAATGTGATTGCTCTAAGCTTTTCGTATTAGAGTTACTACTTAGTTTGTATTGTAAGTTTATTGTGGCACGAATATGtctttaattgaattttgatttaattatttttatattagaaaTAGATTTGTatttagatttataatttttttaattattgaccctaataaaatattaaatgcatATTCAAATTAAACAACCTATTCTCAGCTCTGCTTTTAACGGTTATCATCAGAAGACCGTTTAtgatttagaaattaaaaccaTGCTAAACTAAAgcgaaaacaaaataaattaaaagttcacTCGGTCAGGTCTTCAATTCTCGTCACATGTCATTCCATATACTAAAATACATTTCtttcataaattaaataaatttatatgattAAGTAAGCAAATTAATTATTGTGTCATCACTTATAGTTATAAATAGGTACAGAAAATAGTTCAGATCATGAAATAATCTAGTAATAAAACCTAGTAACACCGACAATCGAGCATAATATATCATTTTCATCTTTACATACCTTAGAACTGGTTGGCtgtcacaaaaataaaaaaatgtggaTAGGTGTCTTTTCTGGATTACTAAAAATCTGCAAAATCAAATTCATCCTGTCAATAAGCCTCTTTAATTAAAGCATCAGCGAAATATATCAACAGTGTATAAAACCAAGGCCAGAACAAATATAAGTAATATGCATTAAAATAGGTAATTTCTTAAATGCTAATTTCTAATAGTTAATAGTTTTTCATAGGAGTATATATATGCATTTACTAAGAGTTAGTGGTGTTTGATTAGGAATTTGCTTCCCCCTAATATCACGTTTATGATTAATTCATATTGAATATTtactattatatataaaattaatatttacaaCCATAATTTTGAGTGTTTGTAGTAGGTAGATTGTTACCTTTACACTATTAGAAGAGTCCTATTATTAGTAAACTTCATCTGCCTTAACTGatcttttaattgattttagttgaacattttttttattagaattaaactTCTTTTCAATCCCAAATTCTTAACCACTTGTATTGTAATTTACGTGAATTTGCAACTCTACTTAAGCAATTGTATAGATAGtgtctttttacttttttattagaatttaactTGCGTAtaactttgtaaatattttagttattaaaggctaatgtggtaattttgcttgtccccccccccccttcgcTCTTATagtatagttatagatagatagataggtAGATAGATAGATAATATGGTCTTTCAACTTAGCGGAAAATCATTTTCGAGTCCTTAACTGACAAAAACGAAGCCGTAACAAAttgcattttcaaaaataacagaACAATGTCGTTTTTATCGTTGAGgaaattgaaaatgatttttcGCTAAGTTGAAGGATCAAATAagaacaaataataatttaaggacCGGATGAACAAAGCAGGTATAGTTTAGAAACCTAAAAGTATGTTATTCCAATTTTCGTACGTATATGCATTACCAAAATTGAGTTGTCATTAAATAGACAACCAGTGAATAGCAACAATATATAATTTGAATCTATTCTATTCGCAATGTGTTACTGCATTGTTTTCCAATTCCGTACGACTTGATCAATAGAAGAATTAAATATTTGCATCTCGATGCGCCACGGTCGATCTATCCGTCCATTGCTGAAGCCGTTAACAGCTACCTCTATAGAGACTTACTCAGCTGCAGACTAAAATGGTGATTCTGTTCTAGCGGAAGCTGCGGAAGGCTATGTTGCACAGAAATGTAAGACCCTGAAGAAAAAACagcaaaatgattttttttgctagaatatattattatatagttTCAAAAATGTTTCTGAAATAGAAACAGAAGCGAAATGCGGAAACATACAACTCAACAAGTTTCCGTACAACAGATGTGGAAGGTCATGATGCCTTACCTGGATAACAATTGATATGGAACATAATTTGCCTCTCTTGCCagtcaaatcaaaataaaatcatatGCATTTTAAAATCTCTCCCAAAACTAGGCCCCATTGAGTCCAATGTGTGCCTCCCTGTATTAGAGAATAGAAACAGCGAAATGAATCAGGCAGTGTTCCGTCAAATATATCGTAGCTCACATTTCACTGAATCAATACTTGGGCGAACGAAACAGTAAGTTTTTAGACAAGGACTAACCTGGCAGAATACTGCATACGGCTCTCTCAATGGCCCATCGCACGACAATTCACTTGTACTTCCGTCTATGAATGTTCCGTCAGCAAAGATAACCTGATCAATAACGTTTAAGATATTCATGTTAGACTAATTACTTGGGAAGAAACAAAGTCCCTTAATTGAGAAAAGAAGTCCCATAATAGTTTTTAGTAAGTCCCTTAACTGAGAAAAGAAGTTAAACCgcaatcttaatttttttaaacaccAAACTCATTTGTGGAACTCGGTAATCTATATAAAGCACCCTCACTTCCAcataggggtgtgcaaaaaccaaaTGAAACCGAATCGAACCAAATATTTTGTTTGATTCCATTTGAaattataagtattttattttttcattttggtttgattttgaaagtaaaaaatatataacttttggtataaatcgaactgaaaaaataaatcaaaccggctagttcggtttgatttagaaaaattaaaagtttgattaggttcggtttggtttaatCCGAATGCATACTCCTACTCCCACATATACACTACTGCAAGTGTTGAGCTCAACAAGAGCAACATCGAAATGCTCTCTCAAAATTAATCAGCCATGATTTTACGAACATAATGCCAACTACACTTCTGGGtctgataatttttttagaacaaTGCAATAACCGAAAGCAACCCTTGGCACaaacaattttcttaaatttagaTGTAAGCAATCAATTAGAAACAAAAAGGAATAAAAACAAAGGACACTATGCTATAGAATAAAGGATAGAATCTTATATAATATAGAAAGACCTCTGATGCATATCCCGGAGTTGAACCAGCAACAGGTTTGGTGAATGAACCAACCGGTGAGCTTCTCTGTACTGCTTCACAGAAAGCAAGAAGGCGGTCTCGGTTTCCTAGCTGCACTGCCTGATAAGTATCACAAAGCCAATGAGATTCTCTCCATATGTAAATACTTTTCCCTTCATTTCTGACATAAGCATAACCAGATACTAAATATACaacattttatttctttcaCAATGTTCATAACGATCTAGGCCTTTAATTACAAGAAAATCCACAGAGAAAAAGTACAAGGTTCGAGATCTACATGTTGAAATTTAAGGTCTAGCTAAAAgagaaggaaaaatatcaaagtGGCTATTCGGTAGATGCAAAGACCATCCTTTAACTAAACCAATTCATCTAACAAAGATTAGCTGCTACTAATTAAAAGCATATCTGAGGGTTCTGATAGGTTGAAATTGTATTGATAAATTTACCACTAGCAAATTAATCGTATCAGGTTTGCACAAGAAGGATGCAAGACAACAAGACAAACCTGGACAGTATCATGACGCGTGGCACGTGGCAAAGGCTGCACTTTATACCCTTTAGATGACATGACTTCAGCAATCAGAAAGCTACCCTTTAATAATAGAAGGAAAATAAGCAAACTTCACTACTTGTTGGAAGTAGGAAAATATATTAAGCAGAAAAGATAAAATCAAATACCTTGATTGCCTCGCCAACCATTTGAGGTGCGAGAAAAAGCCCCTGAAAATAAGTCCGCATAATATCACCAGGGGTTGAGCCGCAGTCTGTTCCAAGCCCTGGTGCTGAGAGACGGGCAGCTGCTGCTTCCACCCATTTTTTCCTCCCTGCAACATACCCACCACATGGTGCAATTGTTCCACCTGGATTTTTAATCAAACTGCCTGCAATCAAATCTGCACCCTGCCTCACCATCAACCAAAACAAATATTCATCCACTTCAGggagaataaataaataattaacaaaatacaCAGACACAAATTGCATATTCCATACCACCATCGGAGGTTCAATTTGTTCAACAAATTCACCATAGCAATTATCTACCATGACCAAGCAGTTAGGATTTTGCATCtgaaaagtaaatatattaaataacaCTATCAGGATGAAACTTTCAGCAGACTGAGATGCAAGTGAATAAAATAGAGTTATTCCTCATTGTGATTAATGAATTTAACTATAAACATATGAATACATTTTTAAAGGAGAAAAAATGACTTCAACATGATTTCAAGATATTTCATTATCTCACGGGAATGTGTGCAATGAAAATGTTGTCATTACTTAACACAAGGGAAAACCATGTAACTCATGCATGTAGAACACAATtgtttaaaataactattaattccAAAGGCCGACCTTGATAATCTTTATAGCTCGCCCTATATCATCCACGCTTAAACTTTGACGCCATGAATAACCACAAGATCTTTGTATGAGCGCACATTTTGTATGAGGTTTTACAGTTCTCATAAGTGCATCCCAGTCAAGTCCACCATCTTCAGCAAGCTGCAACAGCATCATGTTAGTAAAATGTTCGTGATTAGTAGTTAAATTTTGTTCCatacaattttataaaacatacCGGAACTTCTCGGTACTTCACTCCAAAATCCTTCAAGGAACCTAATCCATGAGAGTCCCGTTTTCCAATAACTTGCTCTAAGGTGTCATAAGGAGGGCCAGCAACTGCCAAGAGCTGACGATTCAATTAATACAAAACCATATAAGGAAAATACAGTTCACAGAAAACAGTATTAAAGTACCAAGTTAAATTTGAAACAGAGATAGGAGAGTAGAATCAAAAGTTAACCTCATCTCCTGGCCTCAGAAAAGCAAACAATGCACAGGTGATGGCGTGGGTTCCTGAAAAAAACTAAAGAACAAAAGATAACTAAAGttattaagtattttaaatGAACAAATAATATGCGTAAacacaaatcaaaagtttgGTAACACCTGTGAGCGAACTATTGCAGACTCAGCCCCTACAATTTCTGCAAATACTTGGTCAAGTGCTTCGCGTCCCCCAGCTTCATCATGACCATAGCCAGTGGATCCACCAAAATGCTGATAAGAGGCATAAGTATGAAACAACTATTAAGAACAACACATTTGCAGACCTCAATCCATCAGTACGATTTCATTACGTCCATCACCATTTGATGAGGGAGATTGACACAAAAACAGATTTAAGCACATTGTAAAGGCTCTGGATAGCCAAAAACAAGTGCATGCCTTCAAATCATTCGTCTGTACACTAACTTGTCTGATAGATGAAGATGCAGCCTAATTCTTTTTCTAGGATAGGGCACATTAATGAATTTTCAAAGCAATTTCGCACGTCTACGGAAAGGTACATTGACATCTTATCAGTATCTATCTCAATTATTAAACTTTATCTAGTAAAATAGATCCAAAATGCGCATACTTACATGAGATCCAACCCGAGCATTCTGGAAAGCTTTAAGAACACGAGAGGTATTGCATGCCACCAAATAATCCACAGCTCTAAATTCTGTGTGCAAGGAATCCAGCGCTTTTACAACCTAGTCTCCACATTGAAACGAAAACAGCAACAAAAAAACAGGTTTTGGTCATATGAAGATTCAGCAATTAATACATGCAATGAGAAACATAAGGATTAAAACTAGAACACCTGATGCTTGAAATAAGGAATAAGGAAGTTAATTACAGCAGTTTTCCGGAAAACTTAATGCCATCTTAAATGAAAAAGATCCAAGCTTTATTAATTACACTCATTATATAATGATTTTTCTTCATTACGACCATTCTAAAACAGCCAAACTAACAATCAAcgaggtagcacggacacttaaTTCAATCAACATATCCCGTTTCGGAAATATTTCGGACATAAAACTTCATATTTTACATAGGAAACCTTCCAAGTGTCCCGTTTTCCCgtatccgtgtccgtgctacctaaaTCAATGATACTACAGTTCTGAATGTTAGGTAACACAAAAGgcaaataacaaatttaaagtCTTTGTCTAACTTACACAACACTTGCAAACAAAGATTATCATTACAAAATTGGGATAATAAACAATAAGTTACAACAAATTCTGAGCAAGAATTGACCTCAGGAACAAATGGGTTATGATGGTGGTGAAGAGAAAGTTGAGAACTTGAATGGACTTTAACAGTGGGCGTCGAGAGTCTCACCGAGTGCGCAGGATAAGCAGCAGGAGAAGTACAGGATAATACCCACATCTTCGTCTTTGTTAATGTTCAGCTATACtcatctttgatttcaaaactTTGTATTAATGACTTGCAACAAAATGTTTtccttttaaaagaaaaatttaaatgtaattttttggGATTATAATTTCCTCCAATTCATTCCaacacaaattaaataaattcatacCATTCATTActaagtaaaattaaaaaaatatagtaattttaattaaattgatctaCACCATTATGAACTTAACCTACTAAGTTGTGACGTTTGAGATCTGATTGTCAAAATCGGAAAGTCtggttgtttattttttaagatgTTGGGggtaaatttaaacttttttggaCGTTGAGAGCTTTTTTGATCATAGAGACAAACCTTAAGATCATAAAtgacttttttttctttaaaaaaacaaattaagagcaaattattGTGGGAGTCTTCACTTCACATATGgcataatttacagtttaatacttcttgttttattttgtacCTTATTTTCTTTATTCAAACAATTACAACCTTATCTTATATTTTTCtaccaaattattaacggaatataaaataaaatagcaaattgtttgaaaataaagTATCAAATTTTTAACGGAACTCAAAGTGTGATACTAAATCGTTTgccaaattattaacggaattAACAAAAGTCCAAAACTattaacataattgaaagtgaggtatctaattttttttttatcaaataagtaatatcaaactgtgaattataatATACGTGAGGGGTCTTACGCTAACTTGCTCGATAAtcaatatgatttaaaaaacaatttctataataattaaaaaacaattccaGTGTTTTGcattttctaataatttttatagttgTGTTTTACATTCTTTTATGAAATAAAGTAAtaaatgacattttttgttgttgataaAAACGAAtgatatttttgttctttttcattaaatattatttttttcattagatattatttttggaagggataatgtcaaaaaaaattatgaattttatatgttttttcattttaatcacgcagtttaaattttgtcagtttcgTGCACAAACTAcaacttttttttcaaattcatacacagtGTTGAGGAGTCATGGCTCCATGGTATACTTATTCACTGAGGAGGAGATCATTTTACACTaataaatgagtgccacctcagcgccatgtattcatatttaaaaaaaaggtggtagtttaaaatgacaaaatttaaactccataactaaaataaaaaaaacatgtaaagtttgtgaattgttttgacattaacctTTTTTAAAATGTCTTACGTAGCTCTGTATCActcatagattttaaaaaagagtaaaattaatttcattatatATGTATACAATTACAATGCATTTGAAtaatgtaaaaattattttaaaataaattaaaataacattcatcataaaatctactatagtataaaaaaatataataataaaaaaatatctaataatATCAGTTTTATGAATTAATACATAGCGCAAGTTTATTGATTTTGTgcattaaaatatataacatttaactcaatttttaaaatgcagcttcaaaaattaaaaccaattaaatCTATTAACAATTTCAAACTTATAATTTACTTGTGAATTGATTTGGATAAACTTGAAATGTTTCTATGGAACTACTTATAAATTGATTgagcaaaaatttaaattattcttgGATAAAgttgaattataatttatttgtaaattttattactttCTTTTTTGAAACATAGATGtagtgaaaatttaaaattttcattagaagattttatttttaacataatcTCAATCGGATTCGGGGTGTGGACGGATTTCCGTATcgcaaaattaaaaggtttcaCCCACACgattgaaaattataaaatactaaatttttaattaaaccttttattttatttttcttgaatatgtttttttatataatttttgatcAAGCTGTGTTTTAGTTCTTTTATTAATAACTAGTGTcgttttacgtgtttcacacttTACTCGTAGTGTAACtcgtcaaattattaaatagtatttaatattttagatgattattttaatagtttaaattttgttagtatatactcaaattttataattatggaaaatttaaatagaaaatatgaaataataatttattgaaatagtttattttagttagaatTAGAAGTAGCTTACATTAGTTAGAATTCTagatgattaaataataattaaaatagcaataattaaatatttgaaatagtctattttaattagtagtttaaataattatcttaacataagtagattattttaattagtactctgaCTCTAGTAActatatttagttatttatgtTAGTTAAAATTCTATATAATTAATGAATAATTgaaatagtaataattaaatatttaaagtagtttattttacTTAATATTCTAGACAATTATCTTAAcataagtaatttattttaattagtattttaactttaattattattttaacacttttttaattaataattatatttttataaaatattaaaagcaTTAATGTATGTGTGCTTGTTCCCCTCCCCTCCTTGGTTTtgtatatagtatagatatagatatatatatattatcataaaaatatggGTATTACtgaaattgatttgatttgatatttttatttatagtattGAAAATTTCACtagttttttcttcaaaaaagaaACAATATATGGGTGTGACTAAACTAGCGATGAAATCAGTTACCAACGAATTTTAGatcaaatgatataaacgtCTGGATATCATTCTATTAAGcgatgagtttttttttttttttttacaagcGCTAACTCCTCAAAAATGATTTCAAAAAAGCAATGCAATTAGTCATAGCCAACTTTGGACTAAACATGCTAAGCACACTATTGCAAATTCATCTTATTTTACATAAGTGtcaatgaaaaaattcaaataatttttatgttaGAGTTGTTGAATATACCAAAATTAGGCTTTTCTTTTTTATGCAAGAAATTTATTATGAATTATTATCACGAATACTCCATCACATCAAAATCATCATAatcaatatactaaaataagaGATGATACAAATCAGGTTTTATTTTCATCCGTGTGATATCAGATATAATTAAGACACGTAAGAAGAAATACAGAAAGACAACCGTTGCGATACACTCAAACAACGCTCCATTTAGGTCCACTATAGGTTCATTGAACATTTGGAAATCATGCTAGAAAggtaaataaatgaaaatatatcCTGGCAGATTGTCCGAACCTGTAAGGATTTATCTCATTGGTAAAGAAATTAATTCGCTCCTTCTATTTAAAAGGCTTCtattaattcttttttcttcttcacttTTCTAATTGCattgaaacattttatttttcccATCAAGAATTTGCATTGAGAGAGTATATACATTGCAATTGAAATAGCTCTATTCTTATTGGCAATGACTCAAggtaagtttatttttatttgtgtgtTCTACTTCATTGTTCTTTAGAATAATTGTATCTATCAAGAATCCATTTGTATATAATCATTTTCTTAAATGAAGAGTTTACATGTTAGGGTGTGAAATAATTGCATGTGAAATCCTTTGTAGCACACCTAAATTTCTATGCAATTAGTTTAGAAAGAATTATAATTTCTCAAACAAGATTCTTCCAATTAAAGTTCAATTAATTAAGCTGAGCtccatttaattcaatttattaattatatataaatcctCACAATAGTTTAGTTTCTACATTAATTTGTCTGGTATCTGAATTTTTTAAACCCTTCTACTTCAAAGTATTCAATTCAAAACTTTCGTTCGATGTCATCGAGAGGGTACGCATAAGGGAAAATTCGTATTTAGATTGTGTTTATAGTGGATCACTCTCATATGAGTAAACTCTATAATAACTGTAAAGTTCTTGTGAAAAGAAATTTCGAAAACTCAGTTTAAGCAATATTTATAGGTTTAATTGTAAAATATCTAAATCTTTGCATTGTAATTTAcacaaaacatttcaatttttttattattatcccaattttacaattttgttgcaattttatctaatttttttaataatttttttaat is a window of Mercurialis annua linkage group LG2, ddMerAnnu1.2, whole genome shotgun sequence DNA encoding:
- the LOC126668970 gene encoding uncharacterized protein LOC126668970, which encodes MWVLSCTSPAAYPAHSVRLSTPTVKVHSSSQLSLHHHHNPFVPEVVKALDSLHTEFRAVDYLVACNTSRVLKAFQNARVGSHHFGGSTGYGHDEAGGREALDQVFAEIVGAESAIVRSQFFSGTHAITCALFAFLRPGDELLAVAGPPYDTLEQVIGKRDSHGLGSLKDFGVKYREVPLAEDGGLDWDALMRTVKPHTKCALIQRSCGYSWRQSLSVDDIGRAIKIIKMQNPNCLVMVDNCYGEFVEQIEPPMVGADLIAGSLIKNPGGTIAPCGGYVAGRKKWVEAAAARLSAPGLGTDCGSTPGDIMRTYFQGLFLAPQMVGEAIKGSFLIAEVMSSKGYKVQPLPRATRHDTVQAVQLGNRDRLLAFCEAVQRSSPVGSFTKPVAGSTPGYASEVIFADGTFIDGSTSELSCDGPLREPYAVFCQGGTHWTQWGLVLGEILKCI